One part of the Amaranthus tricolor cultivar Red isolate AtriRed21 chromosome 16, ASM2621246v1, whole genome shotgun sequence genome encodes these proteins:
- the LOC130803051 gene encoding GDSL esterase/lipase WDL1 — MVGPTRPQFVLFGSSIVQYSFSNGGWGAILTDVYARKADIFVRGYSCWNSRRALEVLDQVFPKDATTHPSLVIVYFGGNDSMGDHSSGLGPHVPLPEYVENMRKITTHIKGLSDKTRIIFLSTPPVNEAKIQEFKSKYVLEVVRTNELCRRYSEALIELCREMDIKVVDLWTAIQKRDDWLTACFTDGIHFSAEGSKIVVEELLKVIKEANWEPSLHWKSMPTEFAEDSPYYVISIDGKSTLNASDWTFHREIQWD, encoded by the exons ATGGTGGGTCCTACTAGACCTCAATTTGTTCTGTTTGGATCATCAATTGTTCAATACAGCTTTAGCAATGGTGGTTGGGGTGCCATTCTCACTGATGTTTATGCTCGCAAG GCTGACATTTTTGTGAGAGGATATAGTTGCTGGAACTCTCGTCGCGCGTTGGAGGTTCTTGATCAAGTCTTTCCAAAG GATGCTACCACGCATCCTTCACTGGTGATAGTGTACTTTGGAGGCAACGATTCAATGGGTGACCACTCGTCAGGCCTTGGCCCTCATGTGCCTCTTCCAGAATACGTCGAGAATATGAGAAAGATCACCACTCACATAAAG GGACTTTCAGATAAAACGCGTATTATTTTCCTTAGCACGCCTCCAGTGAATGAAGCTAAAATTCAGGAATTCAAAAG TAAATATGTATTGGAGGTTGTGCGAACAAATGAACTATGTCGGAGATATTCGGAAGCTCTCATAGAGCTATGCAGGGAAATGGATATTAAAGTCGTTGATCTTTGGACAGCAATCCAAAAGAGGGATGACTGGTTGACAGCTTGTTTTac AGATGGGATCCATTTCTCGGCTGAAGGAAGCAAGATAGTGGTAGAAGAGTTGCTCAAGGTGATCAAGGAAGCGAATTGGGAGCCAAGTTTGCATTGGAAATCTATGCCAACCGAATTCGCTGAAGACTCGCCATACTACGTTATCTCGATCGACGGGAAATCAACGTTAAACGCTTCCGATTGGACATTTCACCGTGAAATTCAATGGGACTAA
- the LOC130803049 gene encoding DExH-box ATP-dependent RNA helicase DExH17 isoform X2 — MKRFGEEMRPVKLTTKVLGYAAAKNDFLFEKRLQNYIFDILMQYSRGKAALVFCSTRKGAQEAAQKISQTAMTFGYSNPFIKTTEQQERLRDASMSCTDKQLQSFILYGVGYHNGGLCMKDRNVVENLFLNGDIQVLCTTNTLAHGINLPAHTVVIKSTQHYNKEKGTYMEYDRSTVLQMCGRAGRPSFDDTGLVIIMTRRETVHLYENLLNGCEVVESQLLSCITEHLTAEIVQLTVPDITRAIEWMKCSYLYVRMKKNPENYAVQKGFSVDRIERHMQDICVKKVNELSRHQIIWTDEDGFLLKPLEPGRLMTKYYLKFDTMKYIMQSQTNCRLEDALHIVCRAEELAWIQLRRNEKKLLNDIHADKDGRLRFHILGDKGKKKKRIQTREEKIFVLVNDYLTGDPLVHDLSLSQDANSICLSGCRIAKCMKEYFFFKKNYKGALNSVALAKSMHHKLWDDSLYLLKQLPGIGMVTAKALHSMGITSFETLADADPRRIEIVASRKFPFGDHIKESLMALPPKVEMKIEASKGQRQGKPKLALTLTRLTEGRFSKLHYADMVVGLEEQNLIIYHEKIRVNDFLSPYHKTVVLPNHQGKLTVKADLIFEEFIGIDIHHKLELVEETKSDVTVKRGTNKSSSLPPAGVAPVKGATGSTKLTKAKSILNKANKKTDDMPSFDLFDAEELEGFIDDTTEDDCMIISGNTIFDHIRKKAKDFPVIPKSGSIRFPTSEASNFSTEQNRVEQHASPGIFEMSAKVERSTDKQETIISEIQPLHDFNIGDAMINNPETSNDLNCTGISHPQIEVTGKKGRRFETILNHVRKRSKNSPVINKQYTEGFSPGVQCHFPDKDEAPSHKNVVKQKENYSDKSVINLSPERIEIEFNSCAKTRKDMSCVSATSNRSLDLPFEAFSDQHNKTFPVKSSLKFSSSCKVIQFEPPGHSKEPESSNFQNHLKEANRGSCSLETAGKKKNVNSFLGFKSIFSFL, encoded by the exons atgaaaag ATTTGGTGAAGAAATGAGACCTGTAAAGCTGACCACCAAAGTTCTAG GATATGCAGCAGCCAAGAATGATTTTCTATTTGAAAAG CGACTTCAGAACTACATCTTTG ATATTTTGATGCAATATTCTAGAGGCAAAGCTGCTTTAGTTTTCTGTTCAACTAGAAAGGGAGCACAAGAGGCAGCACAGAAGATCTCCCAGACCGCCATGACCTTTGGCTATTCAAATCCATTCATCAAGACAACTGAGCAGCAAGAAAGATTAAGAGATGCCTCAATGTCTTGCACTGATAAACAATTGCAATCATTTATTCTCTATGGTG TTGGTTATCACAATGGTGGACTTTGCATGAAGGATAGAAACGTTGTCGAGAATCTTTTTCTTAACGGTGACATTCAAGTTCTATGCACAACAAACACACTAGCTCATGGAATCAATCTACCGGCACATACAGTGGTGATCAAGTCCACACAACACTA CAACAAGGAAAAAGGCACCTACATGGAGTATGACAGATCCACAGTTCTACAG ATGTGTGGTAGGGCTGGCCGTCCATCTTTTGATGATACAGGACTGGTTATCATCATGACAAGAAGGGAAACA GTACATTTATATGAAAATCTTTTGAATGGATGTGAAGTCGTAGAATCACA ACTACTTTCTTGCATTACGGAGCATCTGACTGCAGAAATAGTACAACTGACTGTTCCTGACATTACACGGGCTATTGAATGGATGAAGTGTTCATACTTGTATGTTAGAATGAAAAAG AACCCAGAGAATTATGCTGTCCAGAAGGGGTTCTCTGTTGACCGAATTGAGAGGCATATGCAAG ATATTTGTGTCAAGAAAGTAAATGAATTGTCAAGGCACCAGATAATCTGGACTGATGAAGACGGTTTCCTCTTGAAGCCCCTTG AACCTGGAAGATTGATGACAAAGTACTATTTGAAATTCGACACAATGAAATACATCATGCAGTCCCAAACAAACTGCAGACTAGAAGATGCACTTCATATTGTTTGCCGAGCGGAGGAGTTGGCTT GGATACAATTGAGACGCAATGAGAAAAAGCTTCTGAATGATATCCATGCTGATAAAGATGGTCGGCTTCGTTTTCATATCCTTGGAGACaagggaaaaaagaaaaagcgtATTCAGACAAGAGAAGAGAAGATATTTGTTTTAGTTAATGATTACTTGACTGGTGATCCTCTGGTCCATGATCTATCCTTGAGTCAG GATGCAAATTCAATATGCTTAAGTGGATGTAGAATTGCCAAGTGCATGAAGGAgtacttttttttcaaaaagaactACAAGGGAGCATTGAACTCAGTTGCTCTTGCAAAATCTATGCACCATAAGCTGTGGGATGACAGTCTTTACTTGTTGAAGCAATTACCTGGCATTGGAATGGTGACGGCTAAG GCATTACATTCTATGGGAATAACTTCATTCGAGACCCTTGCTGATGCTGATCCAAGGAGAATAGAAATTGTTGCCAGTCGGAAATTCCCATTCGGAGACCATATTAAGGAATCTCTAATGGCATTACCTCCAAAAGTTGAGATGAAAATCGAGGCAAGTAAAGGCCAAAGGCAAGGGAAACCCAAACTGGCGCTAACATTGACTAGGCTAACAGAGGGTAGATTCAGTAAACTACATTATGCGGACATG GTTGTTGGTCTGGAAGAACAAAATTTGATTATCTACCATGAGAAAATCAG GGTAAACGACTTTCTCAG CCCATACCACAAGACAGTGGTTTTGCCAAATCATCAAGGAAAGTTGACTGTCAAGGCCGATCTGATTTTTGAAGAATTTA TTGGTATTGATATACACCATAAGCTTGAACTGGTGGAAGAAACCAAATCAGACGTGACTGTCAAACGGGGAACCAATAAATCTTCCTCTTTACCTCCTGCAGGAGTTGCTCCAGTCAAAGGAGCTACAGGAAGTACCAAACTAACGAAGGCGAAATCTATCTTAAACaaagccaataaaaaaactGATGACAT GccctcttttgatctctttgaTGCTGAAGAGCTAGAAG GATTTATCGATGATACTACTGAGGATGACTGCATGATCATATCTGGGAATACAATCTTTGACCACATTCGTAAAAAGGCCAAGGATTTCCCTGTTATACCCAAGTCCGGTTCCATTCGCTTTCCCACATCAGAGGCCTCAAACTTCTCTACAGAGCAAAATCGTGTAGAACAGCATGCTTCTCCTGGCATATTCGAAATGTCTGCAAAAGTTGAGCGAAGTACTGATAAACAAGAAACGATTATTTCAGAAATACAACCATTGCACGATTTTAACATTGGAGATGCTATGATAAATAATCCAGAGACCAGTAATGATTTGAATTGTACAG GCATATCTCATCCTCAAATTGAAGTGACCGGAAAGAAAGGTCGAAGATTTGAGACAATACTCAATCATGTAAGAAAAAGGTCTAAAAATTCACCAGTTATCAACAAACAATACACGGAAGGATTTTCCCCTGGGGTGCAATGTCACTTTCCTGACAAGGACGAAGCTCCAAGTCATAAGAATGTtgtcaaacaaaaagaaaattactCAGACAAATCCGTGATCAATTTAAGTCCAGAAAGAATAGAGATTGAGTTCAATTCGTGTGCAAAAACTCGCAAGGATATGAGCTGTGTTTCTGCAACATCAAACAGATCTTTGGATCTTCCGTTTGAAGCCTTTAGCGATCAACACAACAAAACATTTCCTGTTAAGTCATCTCTCAAATTTTCATCCTCATGTAAAGTGATCCAGTTCGAGCCTCCAGGACACTCTAAAGAGCCTGAAAGCAGTAATTTTCAGAATCATCTGAAGGAAGCAAATAGAGGAAGCTGTTCACTTGAAACCGCAGGCAAAAAGAAGAATGTCAATTCGTTTCTCGGATTCAAGAGCATCTTCTCATTCCTCTGA
- the LOC130803049 gene encoding DExH-box ATP-dependent RNA helicase DExH17 isoform X1, which translates to MESYNLRSVLELPIPFQSTFNFRYFNSLQSECFPCCFFSDVNMVISAPTGSGKTVLFELCILRLLSRSLSADGRFIHAKGTLKTIYVAPSKALVQEKLRDWNQKLNAWGINCLEMTGDNDSYNNKNIQEADLILTTPEKFDAVTRYKIKDGGLSFFSDIGLLLIDEVHLLNDPRGAALEAIVSRFKMLSCRPEMKSSPLAHVRFIAVSATIPNLEDLAEWLVVPPQGMKRFGEEMRPVKLTTKVLGYAAAKNDFLFEKRLQNYIFDILMQYSRGKAALVFCSTRKGAQEAAQKISQTAMTFGYSNPFIKTTEQQERLRDASMSCTDKQLQSFILYGVGYHNGGLCMKDRNVVENLFLNGDIQVLCTTNTLAHGINLPAHTVVIKSTQHYNKEKGTYMEYDRSTVLQMCGRAGRPSFDDTGLVIIMTRRETVHLYENLLNGCEVVESQLLSCITEHLTAEIVQLTVPDITRAIEWMKCSYLYVRMKKNPENYAVQKGFSVDRIERHMQDICVKKVNELSRHQIIWTDEDGFLLKPLEPGRLMTKYYLKFDTMKYIMQSQTNCRLEDALHIVCRAEELAWIQLRRNEKKLLNDIHADKDGRLRFHILGDKGKKKKRIQTREEKIFVLVNDYLTGDPLVHDLSLSQDANSICLSGCRIAKCMKEYFFFKKNYKGALNSVALAKSMHHKLWDDSLYLLKQLPGIGMVTAKALHSMGITSFETLADADPRRIEIVASRKFPFGDHIKESLMALPPKVEMKIEASKGQRQGKPKLALTLTRLTEGRFSKLHYADMVVGLEEQNLIIYHEKIRVNDFLSPYHKTVVLPNHQGKLTVKADLIFEEFIGIDIHHKLELVEETKSDVTVKRGTNKSSSLPPAGVAPVKGATGSTKLTKAKSILNKANKKTDDMPSFDLFDAEELEGFIDDTTEDDCMIISGNTIFDHIRKKAKDFPVIPKSGSIRFPTSEASNFSTEQNRVEQHASPGIFEMSAKVERSTDKQETIISEIQPLHDFNIGDAMINNPETSNDLNCTGISHPQIEVTGKKGRRFETILNHVRKRSKNSPVINKQYTEGFSPGVQCHFPDKDEAPSHKNVVKQKENYSDKSVINLSPERIEIEFNSCAKTRKDMSCVSATSNRSLDLPFEAFSDQHNKTFPVKSSLKFSSSCKVIQFEPPGHSKEPESSNFQNHLKEANRGSCSLETAGKKKNVNSFLGFKSIFSFL; encoded by the exons ATGGAGTCGTATAACTTAAGATCAGTTTTGGAGTTGCCAATTCCTTTTCAATCAACGTTCAATTTCAG ATATTTCAATTCTCTGCAAAGTGAATGCTTTCCTTGCTGTTTCTTCTCCGATGTAAATATGGTCATTTCTGCACCAACTGGAAGTGGCAAAACAGTGTTGTTCGAGCTGTGCATTTTAAGGCTTCTGTCAAGGTCCCTTTCTGCAGACGGAAGATTCATCCATGCAAAAGGCACTTTGAAAACG ATCTATGTAGCACCTTCTAAGGCTTTAGTGCAAGAGAAGCTTAGGGATTGGAACCAAAAGCTAAATGCTTGGGGCATAAATTGCCTTGAGATGACTGGGGACAACGATTCttacaataataagaacattCAAGAAGCAGATCTAATTCTGACTACTCCGGAG AAGTTTGATGCTGTGACTCGctataaaataaaagatggtgGCTTGAGCTTTTTCAGTGATATAGGGCTTCTACTCATTGATGAAGTTCATCTATTGAATGATCCACGTGGCGCTGCTTTGGAAGCAATAGTGAGCAGGTTTAAAATGCTATCTTGTAGACCTGAAATGAAATCAAGCCCTCTGGCCCATGTACGGTTCATAGCTGTTTCGGCAACAATCCCAAATCTGGAGGATCTGG CTGAGTGGCTAGTGGTTCCTCCTCAAGGAatgaaaag ATTTGGTGAAGAAATGAGACCTGTAAAGCTGACCACCAAAGTTCTAG GATATGCAGCAGCCAAGAATGATTTTCTATTTGAAAAG CGACTTCAGAACTACATCTTTG ATATTTTGATGCAATATTCTAGAGGCAAAGCTGCTTTAGTTTTCTGTTCAACTAGAAAGGGAGCACAAGAGGCAGCACAGAAGATCTCCCAGACCGCCATGACCTTTGGCTATTCAAATCCATTCATCAAGACAACTGAGCAGCAAGAAAGATTAAGAGATGCCTCAATGTCTTGCACTGATAAACAATTGCAATCATTTATTCTCTATGGTG TTGGTTATCACAATGGTGGACTTTGCATGAAGGATAGAAACGTTGTCGAGAATCTTTTTCTTAACGGTGACATTCAAGTTCTATGCACAACAAACACACTAGCTCATGGAATCAATCTACCGGCACATACAGTGGTGATCAAGTCCACACAACACTA CAACAAGGAAAAAGGCACCTACATGGAGTATGACAGATCCACAGTTCTACAG ATGTGTGGTAGGGCTGGCCGTCCATCTTTTGATGATACAGGACTGGTTATCATCATGACAAGAAGGGAAACA GTACATTTATATGAAAATCTTTTGAATGGATGTGAAGTCGTAGAATCACA ACTACTTTCTTGCATTACGGAGCATCTGACTGCAGAAATAGTACAACTGACTGTTCCTGACATTACACGGGCTATTGAATGGATGAAGTGTTCATACTTGTATGTTAGAATGAAAAAG AACCCAGAGAATTATGCTGTCCAGAAGGGGTTCTCTGTTGACCGAATTGAGAGGCATATGCAAG ATATTTGTGTCAAGAAAGTAAATGAATTGTCAAGGCACCAGATAATCTGGACTGATGAAGACGGTTTCCTCTTGAAGCCCCTTG AACCTGGAAGATTGATGACAAAGTACTATTTGAAATTCGACACAATGAAATACATCATGCAGTCCCAAACAAACTGCAGACTAGAAGATGCACTTCATATTGTTTGCCGAGCGGAGGAGTTGGCTT GGATACAATTGAGACGCAATGAGAAAAAGCTTCTGAATGATATCCATGCTGATAAAGATGGTCGGCTTCGTTTTCATATCCTTGGAGACaagggaaaaaagaaaaagcgtATTCAGACAAGAGAAGAGAAGATATTTGTTTTAGTTAATGATTACTTGACTGGTGATCCTCTGGTCCATGATCTATCCTTGAGTCAG GATGCAAATTCAATATGCTTAAGTGGATGTAGAATTGCCAAGTGCATGAAGGAgtacttttttttcaaaaagaactACAAGGGAGCATTGAACTCAGTTGCTCTTGCAAAATCTATGCACCATAAGCTGTGGGATGACAGTCTTTACTTGTTGAAGCAATTACCTGGCATTGGAATGGTGACGGCTAAG GCATTACATTCTATGGGAATAACTTCATTCGAGACCCTTGCTGATGCTGATCCAAGGAGAATAGAAATTGTTGCCAGTCGGAAATTCCCATTCGGAGACCATATTAAGGAATCTCTAATGGCATTACCTCCAAAAGTTGAGATGAAAATCGAGGCAAGTAAAGGCCAAAGGCAAGGGAAACCCAAACTGGCGCTAACATTGACTAGGCTAACAGAGGGTAGATTCAGTAAACTACATTATGCGGACATG GTTGTTGGTCTGGAAGAACAAAATTTGATTATCTACCATGAGAAAATCAG GGTAAACGACTTTCTCAG CCCATACCACAAGACAGTGGTTTTGCCAAATCATCAAGGAAAGTTGACTGTCAAGGCCGATCTGATTTTTGAAGAATTTA TTGGTATTGATATACACCATAAGCTTGAACTGGTGGAAGAAACCAAATCAGACGTGACTGTCAAACGGGGAACCAATAAATCTTCCTCTTTACCTCCTGCAGGAGTTGCTCCAGTCAAAGGAGCTACAGGAAGTACCAAACTAACGAAGGCGAAATCTATCTTAAACaaagccaataaaaaaactGATGACAT GccctcttttgatctctttgaTGCTGAAGAGCTAGAAG GATTTATCGATGATACTACTGAGGATGACTGCATGATCATATCTGGGAATACAATCTTTGACCACATTCGTAAAAAGGCCAAGGATTTCCCTGTTATACCCAAGTCCGGTTCCATTCGCTTTCCCACATCAGAGGCCTCAAACTTCTCTACAGAGCAAAATCGTGTAGAACAGCATGCTTCTCCTGGCATATTCGAAATGTCTGCAAAAGTTGAGCGAAGTACTGATAAACAAGAAACGATTATTTCAGAAATACAACCATTGCACGATTTTAACATTGGAGATGCTATGATAAATAATCCAGAGACCAGTAATGATTTGAATTGTACAG GCATATCTCATCCTCAAATTGAAGTGACCGGAAAGAAAGGTCGAAGATTTGAGACAATACTCAATCATGTAAGAAAAAGGTCTAAAAATTCACCAGTTATCAACAAACAATACACGGAAGGATTTTCCCCTGGGGTGCAATGTCACTTTCCTGACAAGGACGAAGCTCCAAGTCATAAGAATGTtgtcaaacaaaaagaaaattactCAGACAAATCCGTGATCAATTTAAGTCCAGAAAGAATAGAGATTGAGTTCAATTCGTGTGCAAAAACTCGCAAGGATATGAGCTGTGTTTCTGCAACATCAAACAGATCTTTGGATCTTCCGTTTGAAGCCTTTAGCGATCAACACAACAAAACATTTCCTGTTAAGTCATCTCTCAAATTTTCATCCTCATGTAAAGTGATCCAGTTCGAGCCTCCAGGACACTCTAAAGAGCCTGAAAGCAGTAATTTTCAGAATCATCTGAAGGAAGCAAATAGAGGAAGCTGTTCACTTGAAACCGCAGGCAAAAAGAAGAATGTCAATTCGTTTCTCGGATTCAAGAGCATCTTCTCATTCCTCTGA
- the LOC130803052 gene encoding probable cytochrome c oxidase subunit 5C-3: MAAHKIAHVASNNPSVLKEIVYGIGLGIASGLLWKMHHWNNQRRTKEFYDLLDNGLINVVVDEST; this comes from the coding sequence ATGGCTGCTCACAAGATTGCACATGTGGCGTCCAACAATCCAAGCGTGCTGAAGGAGATAGTCTACGGAATCGGCCTCGGCATCGCTTCTGGGCTATTATGGAAAATGCACCATTGGAATAATCAGCGCCGAACCAAAGAGTTTTACGATTTGTTAGACAACGGTCTCATTAACGTTGTCGTTGATGAATCAACATGA